In Glycine max cultivar Williams 82 chromosome 15, Glycine_max_v4.0, whole genome shotgun sequence, the DNA window CGGAATTAAGGTGAGAAGCTAgaattttctgaaatttttcatTGCCTTCCTCTTATTCATTACATGTATTTATAGCTAATGAAATAGAAATGATAGCTACTAATCCTAAAGGCCTGACCAACACTAAGGGGACCAACTATAATTGAGTGGATAGTTGAGGGGAACAAGCACTAACGTAGAGGGGACAAGCACTAGCTAGAGTTGGGGAGGCAAGCACTACAATATAATTCCTATACTACCCCTTTGCTAACAGACAAGATAATTGCTGAAGGAACTCAGTGGATGAACCCCTCCCATCCTGAGGGCCTCTTCGTGATTCTTCTTGGCCTTGTGGTGCTATCATTCCCTACTCCACTAAGAAACACCTTTTCCTCAAGGTGGTAGCTAGCTTGGAGTTCAGACCAACTCTCCTAAGTTGAATCCTCAAGTTGCAGGCCAGACCATTGAACTAAGACTGATAGTTGAGGCGGCATGCTATTGTCCCACTTAAGATCCAATATGGTCAGTGGTTCCACGATAGGGTTATTATCCCATGAAGCTGATGGAAGGGGTTGGTCCGACACTAAGGGGCCTTGATGAAGCTTTAGCTTGGAGCAGTGGAACACAAGATGGATCTTGGCTGTCGGGGGTAGTGCTAATCGATAGGTCACTTTGCCCAACTTTTGAAACTTGTTATCGGCTAATGAAGTCTGTCTGTATGGTCTTAACTTTACGTAAACCCAATACCCAATAGCAAAAGTAACCTCGCAACGATGAGAGTTGGCGAAGCGTTTCATCTGCGCCTGAGTACGCTCAAGTTTTCAACGGAGGGTTTCAAACATTTGTTGTCGAGAAGTAAGAAGGAAGTCCACTACTTCCACTGACGACGAACCTGGAAGGTAAGCTAGAATTCCCAGCGGGGGCTTGCCGTAGGTGACCTCATACAACGATAAATTGGTGGAAGAATGGCATGTGGTGTTGCAGCACCACTCCGCAAGGCACAGAAACTTACCCTATTGGGATGGCTTGTGGTGAACAAAGCTTCGTAAGTACTGTTCTATAATGCAATTGAGCACCTCCGTCTGGCCGTCGCTTTGAGGGTGGTAGGCGATGCTCATGCACAGTTTAGTGTCGCTTAACCTGAAAAGCTCGCTCCAAAATCTACTTACGAAAATGGGGTCACGGTGGGAGATTAAACTCCTAGGGAAGCCATAGAGCTTGCACACTAGATCAATGAACATCTGGGCCATTGTGTGAGCCGTAAAATCGGTAGGACGTGTTCTGAAATGGGCCCCTTTTGAGAAACGATCAACCACAGTCATAATTACTGTTGCTCCCTGATAGTTTGGTAAGTCGGTAATGAAATCCAGGGCGATATCTTCCAATGGGCATGATGACGACGGGATTGGCTGGAGTAGACTAGCTGATTTCTAGGGAACATATTAAGTTTGTAAGCAATCAGTGCATTGCTTAATAAATTGTTGAATATCCTATCGCATACCTTCCTAGAAGAAACTCTGTTGGAGGCGACTAAGAGTTTTTGCCAACCCCATGTGACTACTTAAAGGGGACTTATGGTATTCTTCCAGGAGAAAAGGGATGAATGAATTCCCACGATTAAGCCAAATACGACCCTTGTGGAGGAGAAGATTATTCCTGATGTCGAACTCTGGGTGATACAGAGCTGATTTGCGAACGCGAGTTATAAGGGACTTGAATTCCTCCGTCGCATCTAGTTCAGTCTTGAGGCCATCCAGAAATTTGAATTGGGGCACTGATATAATCCCAAAAGCTTCCGCTACAGGGTGAGGTTCATGTAAGCGCGATAGTGCATCAACCACGACATTGTTGTGTCTCGCCTTGTACTGAATCGTTTAATTATAACCGATGAGCTTAGCAAGGTACACGTGTTGTTTCGGGGTCTGAATCGGTTGCGACATTAGTTCACGCAAGCTTTTATGGTTtgtgaggatgatgaaggcgtGACCCAGAAGGTACTGACGCCACTGTTTCACAATGGTGGTTATAGCGTGTAGCTCGCGGATGTAAGTTGAGGAATGAAGCAATTTAGGGCAAAATTGCTTACTGAAAAAAGCAATTGGATGGCCTTGTTGCATTAACATAGCTCCCATTCTCGACCCTAATGCGTCAGTCTCGATGACGAAAGGAACACTGAAATCTGGGAGAGATAGCACTGGTGTGGTAGTCATGGCCTACTTCAAATTGTCAAAGGCCAGTTGAGCTTCTAAGGACCATGCAAATTGATCCTTGCACAGTAAATGGGTCAGTGGTTCTGCAATTTAAGCATAAATTTTGACGAAGTGTCGATAGAACCCAATCAAGCCCAAGATCCACGCAGGGATTTGGGAGAGGACGAGACCGGCTAATGCAGCATGGCCTGTATTTTGGAGGAGTCGAGTTCAACTCCTTGTACAGAGACAATGTGGTCGAGATATTCAATGCGACGCTGACCGAATGTGCACTTGGATAATTTTAGGTAAAATGCACCCCATTGCAGAGTCTGTAAAACAAAGTCAAGGTGTTCGAGATGAGCTTGGAAATCGCAAAtgtagactaggatgtcattgaGGAATACTAATACAAATTTACGAATGAACGAATGAAATAAGTCGTTCATCGTAGCTTGAGTTCGACTCTCAACGAGAGCACCAATTGATGGAGTGAGCTTATGTTTCCTGAATTAGAGGCTAGGAACTACCTCTAGAATTAAGGTGAAAAGCTAgaattttctgaaatttttcatTGTCTTCCTCTTATTCATTACATGTATTTATAGCTAATGAAATAGAAAGGATAACTACTAATCCTAACGGTCTGACCAACACTAAGGGGACCAACCATAACCAAATGGATAGTTGAGGAGAACAAGCACTAACGTAAGGGGGGGACAAGCACTAGCAAGAGAAGGGCAGTCAAGCTGCCAAAATCTTGAATTGTCTGCGTTGATTGAACCACTGTGTACAATATATACAAGAATTAGCTACTGACTTCCCACGAAATTTTCCTAGAATTATGCTATCAGATTACATATTTCCTAACATAACAAAGTCAAAGATATATACAAATAATCTAAACAACCTTCCTAAAATAAATCCCAAATCATATCTTAATCTTTGCTGATATGATTGGATACCACACAGATAAATATAGCAACAATATATACATTAGCGTATCCTCATATTACCCCCCTTAAGGTGGTGCATGCAAGTTTTGGATGCCCAACTTGcttaacaagaacaaaaattgCTTTGTCCCAAGAGCTTTGGTGAATATATCAGCAAGCTGAATACGACTAGGAACATAAGACGGCTGGATAGTATTCTTAAGAACCTCATCCCGTACAAAATGACAATCAACCTCAATGTGCTTTGTTCATTCGTGAAAAACCGGGTTCTTAGCGATGTGAAGAGCTGCTTGGTTATCGCAATAGAGTTGAATTGGTTGAGGGTGAAGCACAACAAGACTAGATAAAATAGCTTTCAGCCACTTCAATTCACATATGGTGTTAGCCATGGAGCGATATTCCACTTTGACAGAGGATCGGGAAACCGTATGTTGCTTTTTGGTCTTCCATGAAATAGGCGAGTGACCAAGAGAGATGTACCATCATGTAAATGATCTACGAGTAAGTGGACAACCAGCCCAATCTGAGTCACACCACCCATACAATTTCAGATCATTGTCGCTGCGCAAGAGAATACCTTGGCCGGGGTTCCCTTTCAAGTATCGAACCACACGTAAGGCAACATGCCAATGTTCTTTGCGAGGTTGCTGCATAAATTGAGACAGAGTATGGACACAGTAAGAGAGTTCAGGCCTAGTGAAACACAAGTAGATGAGTCGCCCAACAAGTCGGTGATAACGACCAGGATCAGAGAACAACGAACCCTCAGCCAATGCTAACCGATGATTTTCTTCAAGAGGAAGAGACATTGGTTTGGCTCCAAGTAACCCAGTCTCAAGAATAATATCTGTGGCACATTTTCTTTGACACAAGTAAATTCATTTGGGTGAGCGAGCAACTTCCACTCCAAGAAAATATTTCAATCTTCCCAAATCCTTTATATGAAGGCATCTATGAAGATAAAGCTTAAACCGAAGAATAGCTTCAGAATCATTACCTGAAACAATAAGATCATCCACGTAAACTAGCGCCACAAGATGTACAGTTGTAGTCCGTAAAGTGAAGAGGGAATAGTCAGAGCAAGATTGACAAAATCCATAATTCTTCAATGCAGTAGAAAGCTTAGCAAACCAGCACCTTGGAGCTTGCCTCAAACCATAGAGTGATTTACGAAGTTTGCATACCATTCCTTTGTGTTCTGTCATGAAACCGGGAGGTAGTTTCATGTACACATCTTCTTGAAGGTCACCATGTAAGAAAGCGTTGtgaacatccatttgatgaagttccCATGCTTTAGCAGCCGCCACAGCCAACACTGTACGAACAGTAACCATTTTTTCCACTGGAGCAAAAGTTTCAGTGTAGTCTAGCCCTTCAACTTGGTGATTTCCCAAAATGACTAGCCTTGCTTTGAATCTCTCAATGGTTCCATCTGAGTGATACTTGATTTTGTAAATCCACTTGCAACCAAGAGCTTTCTTCTTTGGAGGCAAGGTAGTAATGGTCCATGTACCGTTATTTTGTAGTGCCTCAATTTCACTTGCCATGGCTTCTCGCCAGCGTTCATCTTGTACGGCCTCTGAAAAATGCATCGGTTCTCGACCTGCACTTACTGCTGCAAGAAACTGACGATGCTGATTTGAAAATCTATCACAATTTACATGTGAGCTATAGGATAACGCACACCTGAATCATGTGATGAAGCGGAGGAACAAGTAGATGGGCTCAACTTGATCATGGTGTTGGTCACATAATCACTTAACTTCACAGACGGTCGCTTGATCCGATGACCTTTTCCAAGTGGAGAGGTGGGAGGAATGTTGCTTCTTGTTTCCGGTCCTTCACTACTACATTGTACAACATCTATGCAATTCTGTTTTTCTAGTGGTGGTGCAAAGCTTTGGGGTTCATTGCTTGCTTCACTAGCACCCCCCCTAATGTAAGCATTTGTGTCATTATCATGGCCATTTTCAACCATACATTCCTCATCCATACATGGATTAATGAGGGGCACCAGTGATGTTGGGGAAAGATTATTGATTGATTCTTCAAATGGGAATTCTGTTTCAACAAATTTTACATCTCGTGAGACAAAGAAGACCTCTCTCTCTAAATCATATAATTTCCATCCCCTTTGACCATATGGATAGCCAACAAAAATGCACTTACGGCTGCTACTATCAAATTTGTCTCCCTTTCTATCTTGATTGTGTGCATAGCAAAGCGAACCAAACACGCGCAAGTGGTCATAGGAAGGAGAGGTTCCATGGACgagttcatatggagtttttcCATCAAGGATGGGCGATGGTGTCAAATTAATCAAGTAACCTGCGGTTAAAATGCACTCACCCCAAAAGCGAATTGGAAGTCTCCCTTGAAATCTTAGAGCCCTTGCTACATTTAAAATATGTCTATGTTTCCGCTCGACTCTTCCGTTCTGTTGCGGAGTGCCAGTACATGATTTTTGATGGAGAATGCCATGTTCAAGAAAGTATTGTTTCAAACAAGTGAATTCAGTTCCATTATCACTTCTAATCACTTTAACGTGTTTATCAAATTGTCGTTCAATTAGAGCAAAGAAATTTATCATTGTTTGAGACACTTCCCTCTTTTCACTCAACAAATATATCCAAACAGAACGGGAATAATCATCtactaatgttaaaaaatagGATGCACCACATGATGAAGGAGTTCTATAAGGACCCCATAGATCACAATGTATTAAATCAAAAATGCCTGATGCACGATAAGTACTCAAGGGAAATTTTTCTCTTGTCTGCTTTGCTCTTTCACATATTTCACAGACTTTATTCAAATGCTTACCACTACAAGTTACATTAGGGATCAATTTAACAACCTTAAAGGATGGATGCCCCATgcgtttgtgcaagatatcaaggtCATATTTTGTACTGGTATGATAAGCCTTGGAATTTCGAACACCATGATACAGATAAAGCCCATCTTTCCGCTCACCCGCTCCAATCAGCGTCTTCAAAGTGCGGTCCTGCATGgcacatattttttttgtaaattggaCTACACAATCTGTTTCATCAATCATTTGTGACACAGAGATAAGATTGCATTGTAATTTTGGTACATAAAGGACATTTTCAAGTTTGAGACCCCCATCAAGAATCACCGTCCCTTCTTTGGTGGCAATTACTTTTTCTCCATCAGGCAATCCCACCGGACATCCTCGTATTGTTCTTTGTTGACATAAATTCTTCAAATACCCTGTCATATGGTTAGAAGCACCAGTGTCTATTATCCACAAATTATCAGGATGCTTACCAGTCATTTTCTCAATCTCATCTGTCTTACGGTTGTTTAGCATCTCAACAAGAGTTTGCCACTGTTCGTTGCTTAAACCAGGCAGCTCAGATTTCTCAACGTGTGTTGCGTTAGCTCGGGCCATGCCTCCTCTGCCACGTCCAGCTGAAGTCCCATTTCGTTGCTGATTTTTGCCACTAGATTTGCCTTCACTTCGTGGGCGATCACCCCACCCGTCAGGATATCCGACGACTTGGAAGCAATTCTTATCATCATGTCCTGCTTTCCTACAAATAGAACACACCATCGATTTGTCTTTGATTTCTCCTCTCCACTTACTTTTATGTCCTGCTTGTACTGCAAGACCCATGACTGCTCCTCTCTCTTCCTTTGTTATGCTGATTGTTCTCACCCTTTCTTCTTGCACTAGAATTGCGTATACACGATTTAATGAAGGTAGAGGATCGGCAGCTAATATGTTAGACCGCACAGTACCATAACTCGCATCATCCAAGCCCATCAAGAACTGATGAACCCGCTCTTCCTCTCTTCGTTTTTCGAGTTTGGTTGCAATATCACATTTGCATCCTCCACATGAACACCGAGGGATCTGCTCATAATTCGCGAGCTCATCCCAAAGTGTCTTTAATTTGCCATAGTAGGAAACCATGGTCATCCCTTGTTGCTTGCAATCAGCTAATTCCGCTTTCAGCTGCTGGATTCTCGGACCATTTACAACTGAAAAACGATTTCGAATGTCCTCCCACAAATCTTTTGCGTTTTCCGCATGTCACGGTTGAACGCAGGGTAGGTTCAATGGCATTCAATATCCACGACACAAGCATGAATTGAACAGTCCACCAATCTTCCATTTCTGGTGAGCCATCGTCAGGCTGTTCATAGGTTCCATCGATGAAGCCCCACTTTCTCCGGGCACACAATGCGATTTTCATTGCTCGGACCCATTCTTCATAATTCTCACCCCGCAACTGCACTTGTGTGATCAAGTTCCCAGTGTTGTCGTTTGAGTTTAGATCATAAGGAGAAGGTGTTTTCTTGGTACCATCGATATGAGGCTTTTTATTTTCTGCcatggctctgataccatgccAAAATCTTGAATTGCCTGCGTTGATTGAACCACTGTGTACAATATATACAAGAATTAGCTACTGACTTCCCACGAAATTTTCCTAGAATTATGCTATCAGATTACATATTTCCTAATATAACAAAGTCAAAGATATATACAAATCATCTAAACAACCTTCCTAAAATAACTCCCAAATCATATCTCAATCTTTGCTGATATGATTGGATACCACACAGATAAATATAGCAACAATATATACATTAGCGTATCCTCATATTACAAGCACTACAATATAATTCCTATACTACCCTTCTGCTAATAGACATGATAATTGCTGAAGGAACTCAGTGGGTGAACTCCTCTCATCCTAAGGGTCTCTTCGTGATTCTTCTTAGCCTTGTGGTGCTATCAGAGTTGTTCAACAAAATTAAACCTTGGGAAACAAAAGATGTAGATTGGGAAAGGCTCATATGGATCAAATGCTATGGTGTTCCATGCCATGCCTGGTCGGAAGATTTTTTTGAGAAGTTAGGATTAACTTATGGTGTTTTTATGTACGTAGATGAACACACAAAGGATAAGGACCGCTTGGACGTAGGCAGATTTGTAATTAAAACAACACATCATACTGTTATCAATGAGGTTGTGAAAGTCAAAATCATCAACAAAATCTTTGATATTAAACTGGTCGAGGCAGCATAGGAGGAATGCTTGAACTGTTTTGGATGtagaaacaaaagacacaagGATTCTGTCACCTCTGAAGTATCGGAGGGCTACAAGGAAGAAGACAAGTTGAACAATAGTGAGGATGAACAAGAGGGAGACCTCATtccaaatttgaattttgaaattcaaaatgaaaaagcaaGTAAGCCTCGAACCATTCTGTTGGATCGGCaggttttttaaatgataaggtTGGGTCCAAAATATACCCGATTTGACTTAGGTCTAGAAAGAGTATCAAGGTTTGAATTTAAACTAGATATTTGATGAGTTTTATTTACGAGTAAagactttgtttttttattaataaaaattacaatagaaatgtattgatatataatattatattgtatttttcctgtaaattaacttttttttaccttCAATTCAAAGATTAATGCTTATAAGCTgactatcatttttcatttgataTGTATGCTAATCTTGCGTGCGGAACTGCTGATCCTTTTTtctagaaataaacaaataaataaactatttttgtgttttctgaGTTCTGGTGACCTTTGGAAAATCCTGAAGGTACACACCAAAAAGGAGGAGTGTggtaagaaaaacaaagaaatatataaaaaaaaataaaggaagagGTAGAGAGTAAAAGAtgagatgaaaaaatataaagagaaaaatagaaaaaaaaataagatgaaagaaaaaagcgAATGAATAAAACTAACAACTCAGTGCCTTTTGTGAACAGtagcatatttatttattatcacaTTTAAAACTTTTAGTGATACAAATACTTTTAATCATCATAACCATTAGAGGACACAACACCAAGTTAAGTTATATAAAGTAAAGCATAGAATAAAGTAAACCCcacctcaacaacaacaacaaaacacatTGGAACATATAAATTAACTTCACGGAGCTGATTTTCTCCAAGTAGATAGAACAACAACTTGGGGTGTGGTTACTGAGCCCAATTAAGCCTTAGGCTTGCGAAGAAGAACAACTGAGTTGATAACATCATTTGTGGGGTGAAAGATGGTGAGAACCTCAAAATTCACCATGTCACGTTCCTCAACTATAGGGTACAAAAAAGCCCTTGCCCCTTTTGCACTTCTCACAAGCAAGACCCCTCCTTCCTTCATATACTTCCTTATGTGTCCCAAAATCTTCACTTTTGCTTCCCTACTCATTCCCACAAGCGCTGCCAAAAAGATGCAATCATATTGCCCTAACCTCTCCCTCACTTCCATGACATCTTGTGTCTCAAACTTCATCCTCTTCTCAAGTGCCACGTCCGAAGCCACGATCTTTCGAGCCACCTCGTTTGCCTTTTCGTCGATGTCAAAGTTGTCAAAGTGGGTGGATTCCATGTGGTGTGTGGCCATTACGATGGAGGTGAGTGGCATTGGCCCTGACCCTACAAAGGCCACTTTCTTAGGGTTTACCACTCCGTTTTCTGTGAGGATTTTGCTCTCCATGTTTGCTAGCTTGACATAGTTCCCGTAGTAAGGGAATAGGGTTACGTTTTTCATTGGCTCGGGTGTGAGGCTTATGAAGGTCGAGAATTCGAGCTCTAGGAGCCCCTCGGCGCGGCCACTTAGGTTAATGAGGCTCTCACGCATGTCTTGCACCTCTTGGGGCAAGGATTCAATGTCAATGGAGGAAGGGAGGGTGCAAAGCTTCACTAGGTGAGTGAAGAGGCTATTGACTTGCTTGCATGGCCTTAGGGTTTCAAGCTTGGAGATGCTTGCATGGAGTTGCATGATCTGAGTTATGAGGAGCTCTGGTGGAATTAGGGTTTCAATGTTGTTGTTGATGCCTTGGAAAGAAGCCATTATTGGGTTGAAAAATGATTTGAAGTATAAGGTTGAGAGATGAACTTAACTAGACTAGAACACTAGGGTTTTCTAGTTATTTGCCTTGGGGAAAAGGTAGTGAAGGCGTCAACTATTTATAGTTGCATGGGCATGGAATGAAAggtcattattgttattgttggacattatttaattaatgttgttggAATTCTGAAATCCATGTACTGGTCAACTACAAAGGGGTGTTTCATGCCTTCAAGATTGTAATCACCTGGATACATGATGGTGATAGATAGGTTTTATCTATCTAATCATCATCTGAATATTGGAATTGTACAAAATATATACATCACAAATAACGGTGGAAGATAGAAAATAAGTCTAAGTTTGCTTTCAGGCCCAAGCTAGCAACTTAGGCCTATTTACTAATTAGTTCaggttaattcttttttaaaagtctatttaatttgaaatatcaGGTTAACttggtcttttttttaaaaaaaaaataataagtccgtttattttaaaactatgatgatgatgatggttttATAGTTAGTATCCTAAAGGTAcgtattaagaaattaatatatttagagattttattagaaattatgcTAGCTATCCATACATTGGAAATTATGGTaggaataatatattttaataaaaagtttcattttttattctttaatggtGTGATGCTAATTATCATTTGccttatttgaataaataaaagatacaaTCCACACCAATGGTATAATTACGTTGGTATCcacttataaattattatatatgataaatttattaatttttataataattattttaaaagttatactaAGAATAATTTTTACTACGTGattgtatataaattttttatactacatgctcattaaacattttttattattattattattattattattattattattattattattattattgatttttactaaaatatttttttgttctatttaaaaggttttacatttttttattttaatttttaccatATCAAATAAATAGATTAGACTCGTACCTTATGTTTAAGTAATAGATTTGGTTCAAATCTTATAAAGTTTAAGTAATAAGTTTAGTGATCAACATGGACAGTTATTTTTTcgaatatttaatttaacacaattgcgTGTCTTTAGTTTAATTCAGTCTATATTTCCAATCCTAATGGTGATAAagcattgattaaaaaattgtctATTTGGGGTAGTACTGGAACTTCAAGCGTGTGGATGTTGCAAGTCTCTcactattaattaaattcacGGAAATGAATGAACAGTGATGGTATCTTAAGTTTATTTGGTTCTTTTCACACCTTCTGTAGAATGAGAAGGTGGAAGCATATCTGTGTTCACACTAACTCACTAATACGAGAAGGTGAATGTTAATTAGGCTTGTAGTCCTGCTGCGGCATGGAGCATGCAAGTCAACAGTTGAAGATCTTTGGAAAAAACATTTCAATAGAAAAACATAGGAGAGTAACATAAAATAATCAGACAAGagtataatgattttttttttcatcacatGCTATTCTATTCATCAATAAGTTTAGGGGTGTCTGTATCACCACGTGTAGGTATACTGAAACTAAATTCATCTATAGATGAACTTAAACAGAGTCCCAAAAAATATTCAACATGTgtcttttaaagttttttttgaaATGATTATTGGACAGTCTTTGACTTTTGAGTATCTATAtcttgagagagagatgagaagaaaaaaaattgatataattagTAATATACTGTGATAGGaagataaacataaaaaaatagaaggtattaataaaatatttataatttgtgggTATGTGTTCAAACTTCAAATATCAACACTCAAGTTATCTATTTAAACACTCATTTAAATATATTGCTTTAATTTTAAGTGgtttaaagttattaaaaactataaaataagaATCTcagatttttttccttttagaaaaTACAGAAGCCAAACAATCAACCTATTGATATTGGAAAACTTAGATAATTCTTCCAATGTATACTTTTTGGATCTAATGGAATTCATAAGTATAGTAAAAAATCTTTatcaaataagaattttttctttctaccaTTTTTTGATTGTTAGAAAGaatcatatttaataatatgaCGTGAGACTTAatctttttttgttaattttaataaaattgaactAACAAAAAAGAATGTATTTAAAAGGGgtttctagtatttttttttataagtaataaATATTTGCTAATCAGTATTGTTATAAGATTTTTCAGCAACTCATCATCTGATTAAGTTGGTATTAATTCCTGAGCACAACATCAATTACcatattttcttaagaaaatgaAAGTTAATTTCTAAAACGTTTTCctttaaatta includes these proteins:
- the LOC100819726 gene encoding nicotianamine synthase, with the translated sequence MASFQGINNNIETLIPPELLITQIMQLHASISKLETLRPCKQVNSLFTHLVKLCTLPSSIDIESLPQEVQDMRESLINLSGRAEGLLELEFSTFISLTPEPMKNVTLFPYYGNYVKLANMESKILTENGVVNPKKVAFVGSGPMPLTSIVMATHHMESTHFDNFDIDEKANEVARKIVASDVALEKRMKFETQDVMEVRERLGQYDCIFLAALVGMSREAKVKILGHIRKYMKEGGVLLVRSAKGARAFLYPIVEERDMVNFEVLTIFHPTNDVINSVVLLRKPKA